The proteins below come from a single Gemmatimonadaceae bacterium genomic window:
- a CDS encoding VWA domain-containing protein, with translation MTRIEDGIDTPTGLGCALEANQAIRGVPLAVEFTFQAPTSSEQSPNLPLSLGLAIDRSGSMAGAKLGAARHAATGVLDALKDGEQFAATAFDSSVTDVCPSTPVNARVRRELRPRLGAIEPGGSTALFDGYARAAELVALGTDPREQDSWVVVLSDGMGNHGLQDPAQMRHHARAIAHRGIRTISIGIGQDYQAAQLTALSDGGSGAFHHASQPQEIVEIVLGELNALRQVTVRDLHLDVTAHSAHRFSLLGGDVVDEGTTGRARFARVGSGRRVQVVALIWPRLPRGVATLDVAARWEDAEQGARATTLRVNTHDGPVARNRELAQRAARLWHARILATALEMNERGDYDAAASYVRRWEQRFLRYVAGLEGMEELVDSLSAVGSRVRSSWGTVGHKEVYVMARKAMSFDDEMRPSAPASVRDAMELDADR, from the coding sequence ATGACGCGGATTGAAGACGGGATCGACACGCCGACCGGGCTGGGGTGCGCCCTCGAAGCCAACCAGGCAATTCGGGGCGTTCCACTGGCGGTGGAGTTCACCTTCCAGGCGCCGACGTCCAGCGAACAATCGCCGAACCTGCCGCTGAGCCTCGGACTCGCGATCGATCGTTCGGGGTCGATGGCCGGAGCCAAGCTTGGGGCTGCGCGCCACGCGGCCACCGGCGTGCTCGATGCCCTGAAGGATGGCGAACAGTTCGCCGCCACGGCGTTCGACAGCAGCGTGACCGACGTCTGCCCGAGCACGCCGGTCAATGCGCGTGTGCGTCGTGAGCTACGACCCCGTCTGGGCGCCATCGAACCCGGTGGTTCTACCGCCCTCTTCGATGGCTATGCGCGGGCCGCCGAACTGGTGGCGCTTGGCACCGACCCCCGCGAGCAGGACTCGTGGGTCGTGGTGCTCTCCGATGGCATGGGCAACCACGGGCTGCAGGATCCGGCGCAGATGCGACACCACGCTCGCGCGATCGCGCATCGCGGGATCCGGACCATCAGCATCGGCATTGGCCAGGACTACCAGGCCGCTCAGCTCACCGCGCTGTCCGACGGAGGGAGCGGCGCCTTCCACCATGCGTCGCAGCCTCAGGAGATCGTGGAGATCGTGCTCGGCGAGCTGAACGCCTTGAGGCAGGTCACCGTGCGCGACCTGCACCTCGACGTCACGGCTCACTCAGCGCACCGGTTTTCGCTGCTTGGAGGTGACGTGGTCGATGAGGGCACCACGGGGCGGGCACGCTTCGCCCGCGTCGGGTCGGGTCGCCGGGTGCAAGTGGTAGCGCTCATCTGGCCGCGCCTTCCCCGCGGTGTTGCGACGCTGGACGTGGCGGCGCGCTGGGAAGATGCGGAGCAGGGAGCGCGCGCGACCACGTTGCGGGTGAACACCCATGATGGACCCGTCGCGCGCAACCGCGAGCTGGCGCAGCGCGCAGCCCGACTCTGGCATGCAAGGATCCTCGCGACCGCGCTCGAAATGAACGAACGCGGCGACTACGACGCGGCCGCAAGCTACGTGCGACGGTGGGAACAGCGGTTCCTGCGCTACGTCGCAGGACTGGAAGGCATGGAGGAACTGGTCGACTCCCTCTCGGCCGTTGGCTCGCGTGTCAGGTCTTCGTGGGGCACCGTGGGCCATAAGGAAGTGTACGTGATGGCGCGCAAGGCGATGTCGTTCGACGATGAGATGCGGCCGAGCGCACCAGCGTCAGTTCGTGACGCGATGGAGCTGGACGCCGATCGATAG
- a CDS encoding WYL domain-containing protein — translation MAKLQRWIDLVAELLSRRLPASFEDLARGVPEYQEKLRLAERLDERKRRTALDSIKRTFERDKDELRRLGIPLQSVADDDGVESRYLLRPTDFYLPYLCLAMPGRRATPRRNDRWGYAALATLTFTPDELQAVVEGVAIVRASGDPVLVSTAAAAVRKLAIDLPVDVAQPDGEAHHLPVRTRADATTFARLGDAVQRRKVVRFTYRHLASGEVAERELAPFGLFFVNGHWYVTGHDRQRDARRTFRVSRMADVMAPNDKLPGADFVVPDGFDVRDLARARQAWELGDAEDEVAVVEFLDESGPPMAARALGEPVDGAPAQRRFRVRRRDAFVRWILSFAGSVVPRSPAILVDDVLDTVRATRALYHRAPTNTEPSKPAPPTLPGDTWNAATAAGQLSRILHAIPHLTAGTTTLPRLAAALGTEVETLRRDLHSLGDRYDVPGGFIEGVRLFLSADRVSAETNHFRRPMRLTIPELCALELGLAVLQSRRPPDERAPVIAARERLRDVIMKLPNEPMPGMLPDLAVAPDAPAPALDVLRASIGARRKVQIRYRRSGSTTARDRTVHPYGLVHASGMLYVVAWCEAEHDVRVFRLDRIESIEGLRETFSRDDGIELDGLLSSHRALLEDAPHATMRVRYSPQVARWIAEREGREVEPDGSLVLDHPLADVAWGLRHVLQYGAEAEVLSPASMRDAVRQRLDEWASRGGTEAATTEGTGDVGGLRAH, via the coding sequence ATGGCCAAGCTCCAGCGCTGGATCGACCTCGTCGCCGAACTCCTGTCCCGCCGCCTTCCGGCCTCCTTCGAGGACCTGGCGCGAGGGGTACCGGAATATCAGGAAAAGCTCCGCCTGGCCGAGCGCCTCGACGAACGCAAGCGCCGCACGGCGCTCGACTCGATCAAGCGCACGTTCGAACGCGACAAGGACGAGCTGCGACGCCTCGGGATCCCGCTGCAATCGGTGGCCGACGACGATGGCGTGGAGTCGCGCTACCTGCTCCGCCCAACGGACTTCTACCTGCCGTACCTGTGCCTGGCGATGCCCGGACGGCGAGCCACGCCGCGGCGGAACGACCGCTGGGGGTACGCCGCGCTCGCCACCCTGACGTTCACCCCGGATGAACTGCAAGCCGTGGTCGAAGGCGTGGCCATCGTGCGCGCCTCGGGCGACCCGGTGCTGGTCAGCACCGCAGCAGCCGCGGTCCGCAAGCTGGCGATCGACCTGCCAGTGGACGTCGCGCAACCCGATGGCGAGGCGCACCACCTGCCCGTGCGCACCCGCGCCGACGCTACCACCTTCGCGCGCCTCGGCGACGCGGTCCAGCGGCGCAAGGTCGTGCGGTTCACCTACCGCCACCTCGCGTCCGGCGAAGTCGCCGAGCGCGAACTCGCACCGTTCGGGCTGTTCTTCGTCAATGGGCACTGGTACGTCACGGGCCACGATCGCCAGCGCGACGCACGCCGCACGTTTCGCGTCAGCCGCATGGCCGACGTCATGGCACCCAACGACAAGCTGCCGGGTGCGGACTTCGTGGTGCCGGACGGCTTTGACGTGCGCGACCTGGCCCGCGCTCGTCAGGCGTGGGAGCTGGGCGACGCCGAAGACGAAGTGGCCGTGGTCGAGTTCCTGGACGAGTCCGGGCCGCCCATGGCCGCCCGCGCGCTCGGTGAACCGGTCGACGGCGCGCCAGCGCAGCGCCGGTTCCGCGTGCGCCGGCGAGATGCGTTCGTCCGCTGGATCCTCTCCTTCGCCGGCTCGGTCGTGCCGCGTTCACCGGCGATCCTGGTCGACGATGTCCTCGACACCGTGCGCGCGACGCGTGCGCTCTACCATCGCGCGCCCACCAACACCGAGCCGTCAAAGCCGGCCCCGCCCACGCTCCCGGGCGACACCTGGAACGCCGCCACCGCCGCCGGCCAGCTCTCACGCATCCTGCATGCGATCCCGCACCTCACCGCGGGGACCACCACACTTCCCCGGCTCGCCGCCGCGCTCGGAACGGAGGTGGAGACACTGCGACGCGACCTGCATTCGCTCGGCGATCGCTACGACGTTCCCGGGGGCTTCATCGAGGGCGTTCGTCTCTTCCTTTCTGCGGATCGGGTCAGCGCCGAGACCAATCACTTCCGTCGCCCGATGCGCCTGACGATCCCGGAACTCTGCGCCCTCGAGCTTGGGCTCGCGGTGCTGCAATCACGCCGCCCGCCGGACGAGCGCGCGCCCGTCATCGCGGCACGCGAGCGGCTCCGCGATGTCATCATGAAGCTGCCCAACGAGCCCATGCCGGGTATGCTGCCGGACCTCGCCGTGGCCCCCGACGCACCGGCGCCCGCACTCGACGTACTGCGCGCGAGCATCGGCGCACGACGAAAGGTGCAGATCCGCTACCGTCGCTCCGGAAGCACCACGGCACGGGATCGCACCGTGCATCCCTACGGCCTCGTGCACGCGAGCGGCATGCTGTATGTCGTCGCGTGGTGCGAGGCCGAGCACGACGTTCGCGTGTTTCGGCTCGATCGCATCGAGTCGATCGAGGGGCTGCGTGAAACGTTCAGCCGCGACGACGGCATTGAGCTGGACGGTCTGCTGTCGTCGCATCGCGCACTGCTCGAGGACGCCCCTCACGCGACGATGCGCGTGCGCTATTCGCCGCAGGTCGCGCGGTGGATCGCCGAGCGCGAGGGCCGTGAAGTGGAGCCGGATGGCTCGCTCGTCCTCGATCATCCTCTCGCCGACGTGGCGTGGGGGCTGCGCCACGTGCTGCAATACGGGGCGGAAGCCGAGGTACTCTCGCCGGCTTCGATGCGCGACGCAGTGCGGCAGCGGCTGGACGAGTGGGCGAGCCGCGGAGGGACAGAAGCGGCGACCACGGAGGGCACCGGTGACGTCGGCGGGCTTCGGGCGCACTGA
- a CDS encoding DGQHR domain-containing protein produces the protein MLATQVRQKDSVYYFVAYPAEDLLAKVRFISRFYGDGEQIAPDKPPAHEDEIASFISRVERSDAAFQRQMSKSKVSAIRNFYETAESQPPIPAAILLFTHERLAFDRLGQYENVGNLQEPSGKFLVIDGQHRLAALQFYLHSHPREAASIHVPCVIFDGKQENFAAEMFVIINSTPTRINKSHLVDLYERVSYVSADKKFAARVVDMLYSADDSPLQYRINRLGGRSQQQKWILQAELFNEIHRWVASDWKRIERTGTDRKHAERFYGVVRDFFKAAEKAWGEAWGSSDHFVTSSVTLKAMLRVCADLAATDAEPALDRVARWTRRLAPWGELARAFRTEGFYERFPAKGQVERVVRIEKELARAARIEAPPKTRSRK, from the coding sequence GTGCTTGCGACCCAGGTGCGGCAGAAGGACAGCGTCTACTACTTCGTGGCCTATCCGGCCGAAGATCTCCTCGCGAAGGTCCGGTTCATCAGCCGGTTCTATGGGGATGGCGAGCAGATCGCCCCGGACAAGCCACCGGCGCACGAAGACGAGATCGCGTCCTTCATCTCACGCGTCGAGCGCTCGGACGCTGCGTTCCAGCGCCAGATGTCCAAGTCCAAGGTGAGCGCGATCCGCAACTTCTACGAGACGGCGGAGAGCCAGCCCCCGATCCCCGCCGCGATCCTGCTCTTCACCCACGAGCGGCTCGCGTTCGATCGCCTGGGTCAGTACGAAAACGTCGGCAACCTGCAGGAGCCATCCGGCAAGTTTCTCGTGATCGACGGCCAGCACCGGCTCGCGGCGCTCCAGTTCTACCTGCATTCGCACCCGAGGGAAGCGGCCTCGATCCACGTGCCCTGCGTGATCTTCGACGGCAAGCAGGAGAACTTTGCCGCCGAGATGTTCGTGATCATCAACTCGACGCCGACGCGCATCAACAAGAGTCACCTCGTCGATCTCTACGAGCGTGTGTCGTATGTGTCGGCCGACAAGAAGTTTGCCGCGCGCGTGGTCGACATGCTCTACAGCGCCGACGACAGCCCCCTGCAGTACCGGATCAACCGGCTCGGCGGGCGCAGCCAGCAGCAGAAGTGGATCCTGCAGGCCGAGCTGTTCAACGAGATCCACCGCTGGGTGGCGTCGGACTGGAAGCGCATCGAGCGCACGGGCACGGATCGCAAGCACGCCGAGCGGTTCTATGGCGTGGTGCGCGACTTCTTCAAGGCGGCGGAGAAGGCGTGGGGCGAGGCCTGGGGGAGCAGCGACCACTTCGTGACGTCGTCGGTCACGCTGAAGGCGATGCTTCGCGTCTGTGCCGACCTTGCGGCCACCGACGCGGAGCCCGCGCTCGATCGCGTGGCGCGGTGGACGCGACGCCTCGCGCCCTGGGGTGAGCTCGCGCGGGCCTTCCGCACCGAAGGCTTTTACGAGCGTTTTCCCGCCAAGGGACAGGTGGAACGCGTGGTGCGCATCGAGAAGGAACTGGCGCGCGCCGCGCGGATCGAGGCACCCCCAAAGACACGCAGCAGGAAGTAG
- a CDS encoding MerR family transcriptional regulator: MNHTDRHTLDQLEQLSGVPPRQIRELVRLGVIPAPSSRGRGATYGTGHVERLRAWRRLRADAPPGTTNEQLRAMIDRLADQGLLRSIAEGSVPFALVDDGQVDATIHTSVADHEYPPPLMASRQSAPPARAAQNIDALQYLASVQRATPSRVLLNRGRPEPTVQVDLREAHRAGPALALRRLRAALEQYLGSGSTSAPRVNAARSEIWHRVTANRDIEIAARGPLTPDEVQLLETIGQLLQQAIYHQER; the protein is encoded by the coding sequence ATGAACCACACCGACCGCCATACCCTCGACCAGCTGGAGCAGCTCTCCGGCGTGCCCCCGCGCCAGATTCGCGAACTGGTGCGCCTGGGCGTCATCCCCGCGCCGTCCTCGCGTGGTCGCGGGGCCACCTATGGCACCGGACACGTCGAGCGGCTGCGCGCCTGGAGACGCCTCCGCGCCGACGCGCCGCCGGGGACGACCAACGAGCAACTCCGCGCCATGATCGATCGGCTCGCCGATCAGGGTCTGCTGCGGAGCATCGCCGAGGGGTCGGTGCCGTTCGCTCTGGTCGACGACGGACAGGTCGATGCCACCATCCACACTTCGGTCGCCGACCACGAGTATCCACCGCCGCTCATGGCGTCACGGCAGTCGGCGCCGCCGGCACGCGCCGCGCAGAACATCGACGCGTTGCAGTACCTCGCCTCGGTGCAACGCGCGACACCGTCACGCGTGCTGCTCAACCGGGGTCGACCGGAACCAACGGTCCAGGTGGATCTGCGCGAAGCACATCGCGCAGGCCCGGCGCTCGCCCTGCGGAGGCTGCGCGCCGCACTCGAACAGTACCTCGGCAGTGGCAGCACCTCAGCCCCGCGGGTCAACGCCGCGCGCTCGGAGATATGGCACCGCGTGACGGCGAATCGGGACATCGAGATCGCCGCGCGCGGCCCCCTGACGCCAGACGAAGTCCAGCTCCTCGAAACCATCGGCCAGCTGCTGCAGCAGGCCATTTACCACCAGGAGAGATGA
- a CDS encoding TM0106 family RecB-like putative nuclease, producing MQRLGDQVVLSATDLANFLSCRHRTALDRAATFGERAWPPRFEDPLLDILIARGKAHEAAYVASLQSKGQRVVDLNHIQFHDRDARLAQTTAAMQAGADVIVQAGLGNDRWYGMADVLQRVERPSRLGGWSYEIADTKLARETKAGTILQLGLYSELLADAQGLQPEHFRVVTPDPLHPVETYRVNDYAAYFRAVRIRAEEAVARSADLGATRGLGERAKSASRAAPFATYPEPVEHCFVCPWQQTCREQWRVDDHLTLVAGISRNQRRELEARQVTTLTALAALPTPIPFRPSRGSRAAYERVRDQALVQLQSRGRSTPLHTLRPLEDGMGLHRLPEPCEGDVFLDLEGDPYAVEKGREYLFGFVTVDGGAPTYHAAWGMNDAAERAAFEQVLDVIMERRQRWPAMHVYHYAPYEPAAFKKLAGRYATRESALDALLRGECFVDLYAIVRQAMLVGVDRYSIKSLEPVYGFTRDVDLARANRALHTVEACLERGCVDVLPVETLDAVRRYNRDDCLSTLRLRDWLEGVSASAIADGLPIVRPQPASPEPPPAVDERAMRVEALRARLLDGLPAEGRNDAQQARWLLAYLLDWHRREDKATWWEYFRLRSLPDEDLLEERQALSGLRFAADLGAATGKSGKPTKSVIHRYEYPPQDSEVDPGDELHSRESAWGEVIAVDRDAGTIDVKKGPQRAGHHATAAFAHSHVKQTTMEDALFTIGEAMATTGVLPAAGRHAAAHRLLARQTRSALPEGGAPCGPASRRAGASGAPAAPNVDPVEDAVATAVSLHDEVFAIQGPPGAGKTFTAARMIVALVRAGKRVGVTANSHQVIRKVLEDVHKAPGGEQIRMGHKDRTDAAPPPAWLDVTDDYAEARDWLETGSVRVLGGTSFLWAREEFEGAVDVLFIDEAGQLSLANAVAVSRGARAVVLLGDPQQLRQPTQGSHPDGVGVSALEHLLGGEAVMPANRGMFLPETHRLHPELCAFTSEVFYESALRSRPGLDGQHLNGTRGLDGSGLVVVPVRHSGNRNAADEEVDVVADLVARLTREGATWTDGTGAVHPLTTAGVLVVSPYNAQVTRLQQRLDPLGVHVGTVDKFQGQERPVVIYSMATSIPEDAPRGMEFLYSPNRLNVATSRARCLAILVASPALFEPECTSPRQMKLANALCRFLELALLDRDNGGPRDRSG from the coding sequence ATGCAACGCCTCGGTGACCAGGTCGTGCTCAGTGCGACCGATCTCGCGAACTTTCTCTCGTGCCGTCACCGCACGGCCCTCGATCGCGCGGCGACGTTTGGGGAGCGCGCGTGGCCTCCTCGGTTCGAGGATCCGCTGCTTGACATCCTCATCGCGCGAGGCAAGGCGCACGAAGCCGCCTACGTCGCATCGCTGCAGTCGAAGGGGCAGCGCGTCGTGGACCTCAACCACATCCAGTTCCATGACCGCGACGCCCGCCTGGCGCAGACGACCGCCGCGATGCAAGCCGGCGCCGATGTCATCGTGCAGGCGGGCCTCGGAAACGATCGTTGGTACGGAATGGCCGACGTGCTGCAGCGGGTGGAGCGACCCAGCCGCCTCGGTGGCTGGTCGTACGAAATCGCCGACACCAAGCTCGCCCGCGAAACCAAGGCTGGGACCATCCTGCAACTCGGACTCTACTCCGAGTTGCTCGCCGACGCGCAGGGCCTGCAGCCCGAGCACTTTCGCGTGGTCACGCCCGACCCCTTGCACCCGGTCGAGACCTACCGCGTCAACGACTACGCCGCGTACTTCCGTGCCGTCCGAATCAGGGCGGAGGAAGCCGTCGCGCGGTCGGCAGACCTGGGTGCGACGCGTGGGTTGGGTGAACGTGCGAAAAGCGCGAGCCGTGCTGCGCCGTTCGCGACGTACCCCGAGCCCGTGGAACATTGCTTCGTTTGTCCCTGGCAGCAGACGTGCCGGGAGCAGTGGAGAGTCGATGACCATCTCACGCTCGTGGCCGGAATCTCGCGCAACCAGCGTCGCGAACTGGAGGCGCGGCAAGTCACGACCCTGACGGCGCTCGCCGCCCTCCCCACCCCGATTCCGTTTCGGCCCTCGCGGGGATCGCGCGCGGCGTACGAGCGCGTGCGCGATCAGGCCCTGGTTCAGCTGCAGTCGCGCGGTCGCTCCACACCACTGCATACCCTGCGGCCGCTCGAGGATGGGATGGGGCTCCATCGCCTTCCCGAGCCGTGTGAGGGTGATGTGTTCCTCGATCTCGAGGGTGATCCGTACGCGGTGGAGAAAGGTCGCGAGTACCTCTTTGGGTTCGTGACCGTCGATGGAGGGGCGCCGACGTACCACGCCGCCTGGGGCATGAACGACGCCGCGGAGCGCGCCGCGTTCGAGCAGGTGCTGGATGTGATCATGGAGCGCCGGCAGCGGTGGCCCGCGATGCATGTGTACCACTACGCACCGTACGAGCCCGCCGCGTTCAAGAAGCTCGCCGGTCGGTACGCCACACGGGAATCCGCACTCGACGCACTGCTCCGCGGTGAGTGCTTCGTCGACCTGTATGCGATCGTACGTCAGGCGATGTTGGTCGGCGTCGATCGCTACTCCATCAAGTCGCTGGAGCCGGTGTACGGTTTCACCCGCGACGTGGATCTCGCACGAGCGAACCGTGCCTTGCACACCGTGGAGGCGTGCCTCGAGCGTGGTTGCGTCGACGTGTTGCCGGTCGAGACACTGGATGCCGTGCGCAGGTACAATCGCGACGACTGCCTCTCCACGCTGCGACTGCGCGACTGGCTCGAAGGCGTGAGTGCGTCGGCCATCGCCGATGGTCTTCCAATCGTGCGCCCTCAGCCCGCGTCGCCGGAACCTCCACCCGCGGTGGACGAACGCGCGATGCGCGTGGAGGCGCTACGCGCCCGCTTGCTCGATGGGCTGCCGGCGGAAGGGCGCAACGATGCGCAGCAGGCCCGATGGCTGCTGGCGTACCTGCTCGACTGGCACCGGCGCGAAGACAAAGCGACCTGGTGGGAGTACTTCCGGCTCCGGAGTCTCCCCGATGAAGACCTCCTCGAGGAGCGACAGGCATTGAGTGGCCTGAGGTTCGCGGCTGACCTCGGCGCGGCGACCGGCAAGAGCGGGAAGCCGACGAAGAGCGTGATCCACCGGTATGAGTATCCGCCCCAGGACTCCGAGGTCGATCCCGGGGACGAGCTTCACTCCAGAGAATCGGCGTGGGGTGAGGTGATCGCGGTGGATCGCGATGCGGGCACCATCGACGTGAAGAAGGGCCCGCAGCGTGCCGGGCACCATGCCACGGCGGCGTTTGCGCACTCGCACGTGAAGCAGACCACCATGGAGGATGCTCTCTTCACCATCGGCGAGGCCATGGCGACCACCGGCGTGCTCCCGGCTGCAGGACGACACGCCGCGGCACACAGGCTCCTCGCCCGGCAGACCCGCAGTGCTCTCCCGGAAGGCGGCGCTCCGTGCGGGCCCGCGTCACGCCGCGCGGGAGCATCGGGCGCTCCCGCCGCGCCTAACGTCGATCCGGTCGAGGACGCCGTCGCGACGGCCGTGTCGCTCCACGACGAGGTGTTTGCCATCCAGGGGCCGCCCGGTGCCGGCAAGACCTTCACCGCGGCACGCATGATCGTGGCGCTGGTGCGCGCGGGCAAGCGCGTTGGCGTCACGGCAAACAGCCACCAGGTCATTCGCAAGGTCCTGGAGGACGTTCACAAGGCGCCCGGTGGTGAGCAGATCCGCATGGGCCACAAGGACCGGACCGACGCGGCGCCACCGCCGGCCTGGCTCGACGTCACCGACGATTACGCGGAGGCGCGCGACTGGCTCGAAACCGGCAGCGTCCGCGTGCTTGGCGGCACTTCGTTCCTGTGGGCGCGCGAGGAGTTCGAAGGGGCGGTCGACGTGCTCTTCATCGACGAGGCGGGTCAGCTGTCGCTCGCCAATGCCGTCGCCGTCTCACGCGGCGCGCGCGCCGTCGTGTTGCTGGGCGATCCGCAGCAACTCCGGCAACCTACACAGGGAAGCCATCCCGACGGCGTGGGTGTGTCGGCCCTCGAACACCTGCTCGGCGGCGAGGCGGTGATGCCTGCGAATCGGGGAATGTTCCTCCCGGAGACCCATCGCTTGCATCCCGAGCTGTGCGCCTTTACATCCGAGGTCTTCTACGAGAGCGCGCTGCGTTCGCGTCCCGGACTCGACGGGCAGCACCTGAACGGAACCCGGGGGCTCGATGGCAGCGGACTTGTCGTCGTGCCGGTGCGGCACTCCGGTAATCGGAACGCCGCCGACGAGGAAGTCGACGTCGTGGCCGATCTCGTGGCCCGGCTGACCCGGGAGGGTGCCACCTGGACCGACGGCACGGGCGCGGTACATCCGCTCACGACCGCCGGCGTGCTCGTCGTGTCGCCCTACAACGCGCAGGTCACCAGACTGCAGCAACGTCTCGATCCCCTCGGCGTTCACGTGGGGACGGTGGACAAGTTCCAGGGTCAGGAGCGGCCGGTGGTGATCTACTCGATGGCCACGTCGATTCCCGAGGACGCGCCGCGGGGCATGGAGTTTCTGTACAGTCCCAATCGGCTCAACGTGGCCACGTCGCGGGCGCGATGCCTGGCGATCCTGGTGGCGAGTCCCGCGCTGTTCGAGCCTGAGTGTACGAGTCCTCGGCAGATGAAGCTCGCGAATGCCCTGTGCCGGTTCCTTGAGCTGGCGCTGCTGGATCGCGACAACGGTGGACCGCGCGATCGATCAGGCTGA